From Pseudomonas sp. LS1212, the proteins below share one genomic window:
- the icd gene encoding NADP-dependent isocitrate dehydrogenase yields MGYQKIKVPAVGDKITVNADHSLNVPDQPIIPFIEGDGIGVDVTPVMIKVVDAAVEKAYGGKRKISWMEVYAGEKATQVYDQDTWLPQETLDAVKDYVVSIKGPLTTPVGGGIRSLNVALRQQLDLYVCLRPVVWFEGVPSPVKKPGDVDMVIFRENSEDIYAGIEWKAGSPEAQKIIKFLKEEMGVTKIRFDQDCGIGVKPVSREGTQRLVRKALQYVVDNDRDSLTIVHKGNIMKFTEGAFKDWGYEIAKNEFGAELLDGGPWMQFKNPKTGKNVIVKDAIADAMLQQILLRPAEYDVIATLNLNGDYLSDALAAEVGGIGIAPGANLSDTVAMFEATHGTAPKYAGKDQVNPGSVILSAEMMLRHMGWTEAADLIIKGTNGAISAKTVTYDFERLMEGATLVSSSGFGDALIKHM; encoded by the coding sequence ATGGGATACCAGAAAATCAAGGTTCCAGCGGTCGGCGACAAAATCACCGTCAACGCAGACCATTCTCTCAATGTTCCTGATCAGCCCATCATTCCATTCATCGAGGGTGACGGCATCGGCGTCGATGTCACCCCGGTCATGATCAAGGTCGTGGATGCCGCGGTCGAGAAAGCCTACGGCGGCAAGCGCAAGATTTCCTGGATGGAAGTCTATGCGGGCGAAAAGGCCACCCAGGTCTACGACCAGGACACCTGGCTGCCCCAGGAAACCCTCGATGCGGTAAAAGACTACGTCGTATCCATCAAGGGGCCGCTGACCACGCCGGTCGGTGGCGGTATCCGCTCGCTGAACGTGGCGCTGCGCCAGCAGCTGGACCTGTATGTCTGCCTGCGTCCTGTCGTCTGGTTCGAAGGCGTACCGAGCCCGGTGAAGAAGCCAGGCGACGTGGACATGGTCATCTTCCGCGAAAACTCCGAAGACATTTACGCCGGGATCGAGTGGAAGGCCGGCTCGCCTGAAGCGCAGAAGATCATCAAGTTCCTGAAAGAAGAAATGGGCGTTACCAAGATCCGTTTCGACCAGGACTGCGGCATCGGCGTCAAGCCGGTTTCCAGGGAAGGCACCCAGCGCCTGGTGCGCAAGGCCCTGCAGTATGTTGTCGATAACGATCGCGACTCGCTGACCATCGTGCACAAAGGCAACATCATGAAGTTCACCGAAGGTGCCTTCAAGGATTGGGGCTACGAAATCGCCAAGAACGAATTCGGTGCCGAGCTGCTCGACGGTGGGCCGTGGATGCAGTTCAAGAACCCGAAAACCGGCAAGAACGTCATCGTCAAGGACGCCATCGCCGACGCCATGCTGCAACAGATCCTGCTGCGTCCGGCCGAATACGACGTGATTGCGACCCTGAACCTGAATGGCGACTACCTGTCCGACGCACTGGCTGCAGAAGTAGGCGGTATCGGTATCGCGCCGGGCGCCAACCTGTCGGACACCGTTGCCATGTTCGAGGCGACCCACGGTACCGCGCCGAAATACGCCGGCAAGGACCAGGTCAACCCGGGCTCGGTCATCCTCTCTGCCGAGATGATGCTGCGTCACATGGGCTGGACCGAAGCGGCCGACCTGATCATCAAGGGCACCAACGGCGCTATCTCGGCCAAGACCGTGACCTATGACTTCGAACGTCTGATGGAAGGCGCCACGCTGGTTTCCAGCTCTGGCTTCGGTGATGCGCTGATCAAGCACATGTAA
- a CDS encoding NADP-dependent isocitrate dehydrogenase → MPTRSKIIYTFTDEAPALATYSLLPIIEAFTASADISVETRDISLAGRILASFPEHLGADKSVPDHLAELGALAITPEANIIKLPNISASVPQLKAAIKELQAQGFDIPDYPEAPASDADKDAKARYDKIKGSAVNPVLREGNSDRRAPLSVKNYARKHPHKMGAWSADSKSHVAHMNNGDFYGSEKAALISSNDNVKIELIARDGTATVLKEKTAVLAGEIIDCAVMSKKALRSFIAEQIIDAKSQGVLFSVHLKATMMKVSDPIMFGQIVAEFYQDALSKHADVLNEIGFNLNNGIGDLYARIKALPAEQQAQIEADIQAVYAVRPALAMVNSDKGITNLHVPSDVIVDASMPAMIRDSGKMWGTDGQLHDAKAIIPDRCYATIYQAVIEDCKQHGAFDPTTMGSVPNVGLMAQKAEEYGSHNKTFQIKTDGVVRVSDGAGKPLLEQNVEAGDIFRMCQTKDAPIQDWVKLAVNRARASSTPAVFWLDPMRAHDGVMIEKVQQYLKDHDTSALDIRIMSPVDAMAFSLSRIRAGKDTISVTGNVLRDYLTDLFPIMELGTSAKMLSIVPLMNGGGLFETGAGGSAPKHVQQLLEENFLRWDSLGEFLALAASLEHLGNTCGNPKALVLAKTLDQATGQFLDNNKSPSRKVGNIDNRGSHFYLALYWAQALAAQTEDAALQAQFNPLAKALTENEATIVAELNAVQGKPVDIAGYYSTNPELTSKVMRPSATFNAAIAALVA, encoded by the coding sequence ATGCCAACCCGTTCGAAGATCATCTACACCTTCACTGACGAAGCCCCCGCCCTCGCCACCTACTCGCTGCTACCCATCATCGAAGCCTTCACGGCATCGGCTGACATCTCCGTAGAAACCCGCGACATCTCTTTGGCAGGACGCATTCTCGCCAGCTTCCCGGAACACCTGGGTGCTGACAAATCGGTACCGGACCACCTCGCAGAACTCGGCGCCCTGGCCATCACGCCAGAAGCCAACATCATCAAGTTGCCCAACATCAGCGCCTCGGTGCCACAACTCAAGGCAGCCATCAAGGAACTGCAAGCGCAGGGCTTTGACATCCCGGACTACCCGGAAGCGCCTGCCAGTGACGCCGACAAGGACGCCAAGGCCCGCTACGACAAGATCAAGGGCAGCGCCGTGAACCCGGTTCTGCGCGAAGGCAACTCCGATCGTCGCGCACCGCTGTCGGTCAAGAACTACGCCCGCAAGCACCCGCACAAAATGGGCGCCTGGAGCGCTGACTCCAAGTCGCACGTTGCGCACATGAACAACGGTGACTTCTACGGCAGCGAAAAAGCTGCCCTGATCAGCAGCAATGACAACGTCAAGATCGAACTGATCGCTCGGGATGGCACCGCCACCGTCCTGAAAGAAAAAACCGCCGTGCTGGCAGGTGAGATCATCGATTGCGCGGTCATGAGCAAAAAAGCCCTGCGCAGCTTCATCGCAGAGCAGATCATCGATGCGAAAAGCCAGGGCGTACTGTTCTCCGTACACCTGAAAGCGACCATGATGAAGGTCTCCGACCCGATCATGTTCGGCCAGATCGTTGCCGAGTTCTATCAGGATGCGCTGAGCAAGCACGCCGATGTACTGAACGAGATCGGCTTCAACCTGAACAACGGTATCGGCGACCTGTACGCCCGCATCAAGGCGCTGCCAGCCGAGCAACAAGCGCAAATCGAAGCTGACATCCAGGCCGTGTACGCCGTGCGCCCTGCCCTGGCGATGGTCAACTCCGACAAAGGCATCACCAACCTGCACGTACCGAGCGACGTCATCGTCGACGCCTCGATGCCGGCAATGATCCGTGACTCCGGCAAGATGTGGGGCACCGACGGCCAACTGCACGACGCCAAGGCGATCATTCCGGACCGCTGCTACGCCACCATCTACCAGGCTGTCATCGAAGACTGCAAGCAACACGGCGCCTTCGATCCGACCACCATGGGCAGCGTGCCGAACGTCGGCCTGATGGCACAAAAAGCCGAAGAGTACGGCTCGCACAACAAGACCTTCCAGATCAAGACCGACGGCGTCGTCCGCGTTAGCGACGGCGCAGGCAAACCGCTGCTGGAACAGAACGTCGAAGCCGGCGACATCTTCCGCATGTGCCAGACCAAGGACGCGCCGATCCAGGACTGGGTCAAGCTCGCCGTCAACCGCGCACGCGCCAGCAGCACCCCGGCCGTGTTCTGGCTCGACCCGATGCGCGCCCACGACGGTGTCATGATCGAGAAGGTCCAGCAGTACCTGAAGGATCACGACACTTCAGCCCTGGACATCCGCATCATGTCGCCGGTCGACGCCATGGCGTTCTCCCTGTCGCGCATCCGTGCAGGCAAAGACACCATCTCGGTTACCGGTAACGTACTGCGCGACTATCTGACCGACCTGTTCCCGATCATGGAACTGGGCACCAGCGCCAAGATGCTGTCGATCGTGCCGCTGATGAATGGCGGTGGCCTGTTCGAAACCGGCGCCGGCGGTTCGGCACCCAAGCACGTCCAGCAACTGCTCGAAGAAAACTTCCTGCGCTGGGACTCGCTGGGTGAGTTCCTGGCCCTGGCAGCCTCGCTCGAGCACCTGGGCAATACCTGCGGCAACCCGAAAGCCCTTGTTCTGGCCAAGACTCTCGACCAGGCAACCGGTCAGTTCCTGGACAACAACAAATCGCCTTCGCGCAAAGTCGGCAACATCGACAACCGCGGCAGCCACTTCTACCTGGCGCTGTACTGGGCCCAGGCACTGGCCGCCCAAACCGAAGACGCTGCCCTGCAAGCGCAGTTCAACCCATTGGCCAAAGCCCTGACCGAGAATGAAGCGACCATCGTCGCCGAGCTCAATGCCGTCCAGGGCAAGCCAGTGGACATCGCCGGCTACTACAGCACCAACCCGGAGCTGACCAGCAAAGTCATGCGCCCTAGCGCAACCTTCAACGCGGCGATCGCTGCGCTGGTTGCATAA